A portion of the Hoplias malabaricus isolate fHopMal1 chromosome 1, fHopMal1.hap1, whole genome shotgun sequence genome contains these proteins:
- the zbtb42 gene encoding zinc finger and BTB domain-containing protein 18.2 isoform X2: MEFPDHSRQLLQCLSQQRHQGFLCDCTVLVGEARFKAHRAVLASCSMYFHLFYRDQLDKRDVVHLNSDIVTAPAFGLLLEFMYEGKLEFSTLPVEDVLAAASYLHMYDIVKVCKGRLKDKELCSLDEKLDGVGLSCLDRESSSDGELQPSRVQQIPQRAPPADDMDASDGGLAVTDCDGPVLVRQKANGHPAGSPDLVGVNYVSAEAEPRIQTAGKTKAGVSGPAGTPSQRSRPVDDTDCALDLSFKPPSGRDGAGQLALDSQQQGTEPLVHNEHDVLSEREDRAGGPESLRFGNLVTGFTALFPGNGGPALEEHLMMQEEEEEMEEEEEQEKRLGGGRVGALVVGVGVGVGVGGCVRSHSREECEDGRGEARRGGGGGGRLLADSEDDDEDELGSSDISTSSGALLPVGGPPVCICPLCSKAFPSPHTLQLHLSSHFRDRDSHSRSKLSPDGSAPTCSQCGKTFSCMYTLKRHERTHSGEKPYTCGQCGKSFQYSHNLSRHAVVHTREKPHACKWCERRFTQSGDLYRHIRKFHCALVKTLAIG, translated from the coding sequence ATGGAGTTCCCAGACCATAGCCGCCAGTTGCTGCAGTGTCTGAGTCAGCAGCGTCACCAAGGTTTCCTCTGTGACTGCACTGTTCTCGTCGGCGAGGCTAGATTCAAAGCGCACAGAGCTGTGCTGGCCTCTTGCAGCATGTACTTCCACCTCTTCTACAGGGACCAGCTAGACAAAAGGGACGTTGTGCATCTGAACAGTGACATTGTGACGGCCCCGGCTTTCGGGCTGCTCCTCGAATTTATGTATGAGGGGAAGCTGGAATTCAGCACCCTGCCTGTGGAGGACGTGCTTGCCGCAGCCAGCTACCTCCACATGTATGACATCGTTAAAGTGTGCAAGGGCCGCCTGAAAGACAAGGAGCTGTGCTCCCTGGACGAGAAGCTCGATGGTGTGGGCCTGAGCTGCCTGGACAGAGAGAGCTCGTCTGATGGAGAACTGCAGCCCAGCCGAGTGCAGCAGATCCCCCAGAGGGCCCCCCCGGCAGATGACATGGACGCCAGTGACGGCGGCCTGGCTGTCACAGATTGTGACGGCCCTGTGCTGGTGAGGCAGAAGGCGAACGGTCACCCCGCCGGGTCCCCGGACCTTGTAGGTGTCAATTATGTGTCAGCTGAGGCCGAGCCCCGCATCCAAACAGCTGGAAAAACAAAAGCCGGTGTCAGCGGTCCGGCCGGCACGCCGTCCCAGAGGTCCCGGCCGGTGGACGACACGGACTGTGCTCTGGACTTGTCTTTCAAGCCGCCGTCGGGCCGCGACGGCGCTGGACAGCTGGCCCTCGACAGCCAGCAGCAGGGCACGGAGCCACTTGTTCACAACGAACACGACGTGCTGTCAGAGCGCGAGGACAGAGCAGGAGGCCCTGAGAGCCTGCGCTTTGGGAATTTGGTGACAGGGTTCACTGCCCTCTTCCCCGGCAATGGCGGCCCAGCCCTGGAGGAGCACCTGAtgatgcaggaggaggaggaggagatggaggaagaggaggagcaggaaaaGAGGCTTGGAGGAGGAAGGGTGGGGGCCTTGGTTGTTGGAGTTGGGGTCGGAGTTGGCGTGGGGGGGTGTGTTCGCAGCCACAGCCGAGAAGAGTGCGAAGATGGTCGAGGTGAGGcaagacgaggaggaggaggaggagggaggctTCTAGCTGACAGTGAGGATGACGACGAAGATGAACTGGGCTCTTCGGACATATCCACATCCAGTGGTGCTCTCCTGCCGGTCGGCGGACCACCGGTGTGTATTTGCCCCTTGTGCAGCAAGGCCTTCCCGAGCCCCCACACGCTGCAGCTGCACCTCAGCTCACACTTCCGCGACAGGGACTCACACTCGCGCTCCAAGCTGTCACCTGACGGCTCAGCACCCACCTGCTCTCAATGTGGAAAGACTTTCTCCTGCATGTACACGCTGAAGAGACACGAGCGCACGCATTCGGGAGAGAAGCCGTACACATGTGGCCAGTGTGGCAAGAGCTTCCAGTACTCGCACAACCTGAGCCGGCATGCCGTGGTGCACACACGCGAGAAGCCACATGCCTGCAAGTGGTGCGAGCGCCGCTTCACGCAGTCTGGTGACCTCTACCGCCATATTCGCAAGTTCCACTGCGCCCTCGTCAAGACACTCGCCATCGGATAA
- the zbtb42 gene encoding zinc finger and BTB domain-containing protein 18.2 isoform X1 — MHERRSITFRSGRMNSDQRRNAGYERRMEFPDHSRQLLQCLSQQRHQGFLCDCTVLVGEARFKAHRAVLASCSMYFHLFYRDQLDKRDVVHLNSDIVTAPAFGLLLEFMYEGKLEFSTLPVEDVLAAASYLHMYDIVKVCKGRLKDKELCSLDEKLDGVGLSCLDRESSSDGELQPSRVQQIPQRAPPADDMDASDGGLAVTDCDGPVLVRQKANGHPAGSPDLVGVNYVSAEAEPRIQTAGKTKAGVSGPAGTPSQRSRPVDDTDCALDLSFKPPSGRDGAGQLALDSQQQGTEPLVHNEHDVLSEREDRAGGPESLRFGNLVTGFTALFPGNGGPALEEHLMMQEEEEEMEEEEEQEKRLGGGRVGALVVGVGVGVGVGGCVRSHSREECEDGRGEARRGGGGGGRLLADSEDDDEDELGSSDISTSSGALLPVGGPPVCICPLCSKAFPSPHTLQLHLSSHFRDRDSHSRSKLSPDGSAPTCSQCGKTFSCMYTLKRHERTHSGEKPYTCGQCGKSFQYSHNLSRHAVVHTREKPHACKWCERRFTQSGDLYRHIRKFHCALVKTLAIG; from the exons ATGCACGAACGGAGGAGTATAACGTTCCGAAGCGGACGGATGAACTCAGATCAGCGCCGTAACGCAG GTTATGAGAGAAGAATGGAGTTCCCAGACCATAGCCGCCAGTTGCTGCAGTGTCTGAGTCAGCAGCGTCACCAAGGTTTCCTCTGTGACTGCACTGTTCTCGTCGGCGAGGCTAGATTCAAAGCGCACAGAGCTGTGCTGGCCTCTTGCAGCATGTACTTCCACCTCTTCTACAGGGACCAGCTAGACAAAAGGGACGTTGTGCATCTGAACAGTGACATTGTGACGGCCCCGGCTTTCGGGCTGCTCCTCGAATTTATGTATGAGGGGAAGCTGGAATTCAGCACCCTGCCTGTGGAGGACGTGCTTGCCGCAGCCAGCTACCTCCACATGTATGACATCGTTAAAGTGTGCAAGGGCCGCCTGAAAGACAAGGAGCTGTGCTCCCTGGACGAGAAGCTCGATGGTGTGGGCCTGAGCTGCCTGGACAGAGAGAGCTCGTCTGATGGAGAACTGCAGCCCAGCCGAGTGCAGCAGATCCCCCAGAGGGCCCCCCCGGCAGATGACATGGACGCCAGTGACGGCGGCCTGGCTGTCACAGATTGTGACGGCCCTGTGCTGGTGAGGCAGAAGGCGAACGGTCACCCCGCCGGGTCCCCGGACCTTGTAGGTGTCAATTATGTGTCAGCTGAGGCCGAGCCCCGCATCCAAACAGCTGGAAAAACAAAAGCCGGTGTCAGCGGTCCGGCCGGCACGCCGTCCCAGAGGTCCCGGCCGGTGGACGACACGGACTGTGCTCTGGACTTGTCTTTCAAGCCGCCGTCGGGCCGCGACGGCGCTGGACAGCTGGCCCTCGACAGCCAGCAGCAGGGCACGGAGCCACTTGTTCACAACGAACACGACGTGCTGTCAGAGCGCGAGGACAGAGCAGGAGGCCCTGAGAGCCTGCGCTTTGGGAATTTGGTGACAGGGTTCACTGCCCTCTTCCCCGGCAATGGCGGCCCAGCCCTGGAGGAGCACCTGAtgatgcaggaggaggaggaggagatggaggaagaggaggagcaggaaaaGAGGCTTGGAGGAGGAAGGGTGGGGGCCTTGGTTGTTGGAGTTGGGGTCGGAGTTGGCGTGGGGGGGTGTGTTCGCAGCCACAGCCGAGAAGAGTGCGAAGATGGTCGAGGTGAGGcaagacgaggaggaggaggaggagggaggctTCTAGCTGACAGTGAGGATGACGACGAAGATGAACTGGGCTCTTCGGACATATCCACATCCAGTGGTGCTCTCCTGCCGGTCGGCGGACCACCGGTGTGTATTTGCCCCTTGTGCAGCAAGGCCTTCCCGAGCCCCCACACGCTGCAGCTGCACCTCAGCTCACACTTCCGCGACAGGGACTCACACTCGCGCTCCAAGCTGTCACCTGACGGCTCAGCACCCACCTGCTCTCAATGTGGAAAGACTTTCTCCTGCATGTACACGCTGAAGAGACACGAGCGCACGCATTCGGGAGAGAAGCCGTACACATGTGGCCAGTGTGGCAAGAGCTTCCAGTACTCGCACAACCTGAGCCGGCATGCCGTGGTGCACACACGCGAGAAGCCACATGCCTGCAAGTGGTGCGAGCGCCGCTTCACGCAGTCTGGTGACCTCTACCGCCATATTCGCAAGTTCCACTGCGCCCTCGTCAAGACACTCGCCATCGGATAA